The genomic DNA CAACATATATTTTAGTAACTAATGGAAAAGAAGGAATTTGTGTTGGTGCTTTGGATGAAGATTTGGATGTTCAAATGGCAAATAGTGTTGTATTTAATGATGGACAATCTAATAAGGTTAGTAAAGGGCCATTAGGAATTGGTTCAAAACATCAACCGAAAATCGATGTTGATTTCATTTTTATAGGCAAAATCATCAAACAGGTTAACAATGATCAATTCAACATGAATAATTTATCAATCGCTGTCAATCGTTCTAATGAATTATCTAATTTAACAGATGATGCTAACAATGATAATAATCCAAACAATGACTTGGCTGTTGATGGCAATCCAATAGAAAATGACAATTACAATACTGTAAATAATAATGCAACTGATGGTATTGGTTTTTTCAACTCTCCAGGTATGGAATTGATAGGTGATCTTGGAGGAAATTCTAATTCCTACGATTCTGGTGATATGGGAAACGACATTGTAAATCCAAATAGCGCCATATCTGACGATTCATCTAATCCTGATTTAAAAAATGATGAATTGACCGAATCAGAATGTAGGGAACTTGTCGAAAATGAACTTCCTATTGATTACTCAATATCTGATGTTAATCATGAAGGGGAATGTTATATTTTCGATATTGAAGATGAAGAAGGAAATTTTGTTGGAACAGTAACTGTTGATGCAATCACCGGCGAGATTACCGACAATATTTAATAAAAACATCCATTTCTTTTTTTTTTTATTTTAAATGTTAAAAAATAAGAAATAATGCATAAGCATTATTTTAATAAATCTGCAACTATTTCTCCTGCGTATACGCAACATTCAACACAAGGAGATTTGTCTTCACCATTTTTTGAAATTACTCCGCAGGTAACAGAAGTATACTCTTTTTCAAATTTTTCAAAAAGCTCTTTAGCATGGCTACTTATGGTAGGTCCATCTTTTTCAAGTAAACCCAAAGCCATTACTGCACCGGTAAGTGCACCGCAAGTTCCTTCAGAGAAGGTTCCTCCGATTCCACCACCAAAACCACTTGCCAAAATAGCCAATTCTTCTTCACTAATGTCGCATTCTCCATTTCTACAGAGTCCAATCAAAGTTGATTGTGCACAGTTTTTGTTTTCTCTTAAAGTTTCAATATCTTTTTTTACTAATTCTTTATCCATTTTTTCACCTATCTAGTTATTATACTGATTATATCATTATTTTCCAATTCATATTCA from Methanobrevibacter sp. includes the following:
- a CDS encoding C-GCAxxG-C-C family protein, with amino-acid sequence MDKELVKKDIETLRENKNCAQSTLIGLCRNGECDISEEELAILASGFGGGIGGTFSEGTCGALTGAVMALGLLEKDGPTISSHAKELFEKFEKEYTSVTCGVISKNGEDKSPCVECCVYAGEIVADLLK